Proteins encoded by one window of Teretinema zuelzerae:
- a CDS encoding cellulase family glycosylhydrolase, whose protein sequence is MKITQGNGYKASGWVKIKKADPSSRVVVRLDYYSADSVHVWNKAYLESVFREYADYGKTRNVPLYIGEFGLMREAFAENRGGEIWIADILDILAEYSINYNYHTWHESAFGIYGNDRGYPDPAWANRVLIDAFTKAQTGN, encoded by the coding sequence TTGAAAATCACGCAAGGCAACGGGTACAAGGCGAGCGGCTGGGTTAAAATCAAGAAAGCCGATCCGTCGTCGCGCGTCGTCGTCCGCCTCGATTACTACTCCGCGGACTCGGTCCATGTGTGGAACAAGGCGTATCTTGAATCGGTCTTCAGGGAGTACGCCGACTACGGAAAAACGCGCAACGTGCCGCTTTACATCGGTGAATTCGGCCTGATGCGCGAAGCTTTCGCGGAGAACCGCGGCGGAGAAATCTGGATCGCCGATATCCTGGACATCCTTGCCGAGTACTCGATCAACTACAACTATCACACCTGGCACGAAAGCGCCTTCGGAATTTACGGAAACGACCGCGGCTACCCCGATCCCGCTTGGGCGAACCGCGTCCTCATCGACGCTTTCACCAAAGCCCAAACGGGAAACTGA
- a CDS encoding cellulase family glycosylhydrolase, with product MARPNIAAAKKQGIRSSQHALSPGRYQSIGQGDALWNNPANQKRLGALWKEIARRYAGESGVLGSASSTSRSVSGMKQWETLAQNLIDSIRSVNQRHLIFVERAIWLKNGTTAEIEQNLYFPQGLKDPSGQLVYEFHLYDPMPFSHQNASWTSYKGSYAVWPDKTGSRRKINDGPVLPTPIPPLL from the coding sequence CTGGCTCGACCAAACATAGCAGCCGCGAAAAAGCAGGGCATCCGTTCTTCTCAACATGCACTATCCCCAGGGCGCTACCAGTCGATCGGGCAGGGCGACGCCCTGTGGAACAACCCCGCTAACCAGAAACGCCTCGGCGCGCTCTGGAAGGAAATCGCCCGCAGGTACGCAGGCGAAAGCGGCGTTCTCGGCTCGGCATCCTCAACGAGCCGTTCCGTCTCCGGCATGAAGCAGTGGGAAACCCTCGCGCAAAACCTCATCGACTCGATCCGCTCCGTCAACCAGCGCCACCTCATCTTCGTCGAGCGCGCCATCTGGCTTAAAAACGGAACAACGGCGGAAATCGAACAGAACCTCTACTTCCCCCAGGGACTGAAAGATCCGAGCGGACAACTCGTTTATGAATTCCACCTCTACGATCCGATGCCCTTTAGTCACCAAAATGCAAGTTGGACAAGCTATAAAGGCTCGTATGCCGTCTGGCCCGACAAAACCGGATCGAGGCGAAAAATAAACGATGGGCCGGTTTTACCGACTCCAATCCCGCCGCTCCTGTAG